AGCCCTGAAGGTGGTGATCTTCATCAGGCCAATGTTAAAGCCACCAGCCAGGAAGAAAACCATTTTAGTCCGGAAGAACAGGGAAAGTCCATTGCCTGGTCCGAGCCTACCGCGCCACACGGCAGAACAGTTCACACGGCGGATAACCAAAACCCATACTTGCTTGCAGGCGGCGGCTCTTCTCCCTTCATACTTGACAGGCACAGCGCCTGCATCACATTCAGCGTTGCCTTTGGTATTTCCACTTTAACGACGCAGTTCAGAATACTCCCCAACGCCCCTTAGATAGAAATAAATGGTTGCGTGGCGGTAACATTAACCGCCATTATTCACCTGATGCACTGTCACAGGTGTGGCTTGTCTGGCTTTCGCATAAAGGCCGGACGAGCGATGTATCATCATTTCAAATCTACAAAATGACTAATAATCTATTTGCGACAAAGTCTGTCGAAAAACTAATAAGTGAATCCGAGGGCGGGGAGCACGGCTTGAAGCGCACCCTCACCGCAACCAACCTGACCATGCTGGGCGTGGGCGCCATTATCGGGGCGGGCATTTTTGTGCTGACGGGTACGGCAGCAGCGAACGCAGCCGGGCCTGCCATCGTTATCTCCTTCCTGATCGCCGGTTTGGGATGCCTCTTCGCGGGGATGTGCTACGCTGAGTTTGCCTCTATGCTCCCGGTGGCAGGAAGCGCCTATACGTACGGCTACGCCACACTGGGGGAGTTCATCGCCTGGATCATCGGGTGGGACCTAATTCTCGAGTACCTGTTCGGTGCCGCAACCGTGGCCGTGGGCTGGAGCGGCAACTTCGTGAGCCTGCTCGGTTCGCTTGGAATTACCGTTCCGGCTGCCATCGCCGCCGCACCGCTTGCCTACGATGGAAGCTCTTTCGAAGCGACAGGAGCCCTCATCAACCTGCCTGCCGTCGTGCTGATTCTCGTCATGACAGGGCTGCTGGTTGTAGGGATACAGGAGTCAGCCAAATTCAACAACATCATTGTAGTGGTGAAGGTGGTGATCGTGCTGCTTGTCATCGGCTTTGGGTTTGAGTATGTTGATTCTGCGAACTGGGAGCCTTTTATCCCAGGTAAGGAGATTCTGACAGATGGCAGCACCCGCTACGGGTGGAAGGGCGTGGTGGCTGGTGCTGCCATTGTGTTCTTCTCCTACATTGGCTTTGATGCCGTGAGCACCGCGGCGCAGGAGGCAAAGAACCCGCAGCGCGACATGCCTATCGGAATGCTTGCCTCCCTGGGGGTTTGTACGGTGCTCTACATCCTGATGTCACTGGTTTTAACCGGAATTGTACCTTACGAGTCCCTGAACGTGCCGGACCCTGTACTGGTAGCCCTGGCGGCGGCGGGGCCTGGCCTGAAATGGCTTTACTTCCTGACAGGTGTTGGTGCTGTGGCTGGTTTGGCCTCAGTTGTACTGGTGATGCTGATGGCCCAGCCGCGCATTTTCTACTCCATGAGCCGGGACGGCCTTCTTCCCGCACTGTTCGGTAAGGTGCACCCCAAGTTTAACACCCCTTATGTACCCACTATCATTACGGGCGTCGTGGCTGCGATCGTGGCCGGTATTTTCCCAATTGGCCTGCTCGGTGAGTTGGTAAGCATCGGCACGCTACTGGCCTTCGTCATTGTGTGCGCCGGCATCATCGTTCTGCGCCGCACAAGCCCTAACCTGAAAAGGCCCTTTAGAACACCTTTCGTGCCGCTTGTTCCGGTGCTTGGAATCCTGATCTGCGGGTATATGATGGTGAACCTGGGGGTGGATACCTGGCTGCGGCTCATCGCCTGGATGGCCATCGGCGTTGCCATCTACTTCCTTTATGGAAGAAAACACAGCAAACTGCAGCAGCAGCCGGAGCCGGAACAGCCCAAAGTGATGGTCGGCTAAAGCTTGGACAGGGTGCGGCCGGGGCCTTTAAATTTTTAGACCGGCCGTGCTTTCCTGGCGCGCACTTTTAACGCATGAAGCATGGAGCTTGTAAACCTGTTCATCTTCCTTTCGCTGCTCACGCTGCTTGTCCTGTACTTTCGCCGCACCGGCGGGAAAAAGTAGGAGGTGCACTGCTGCAGGAGCTGTGGTGGCAATAAAATCAAAGCAAAAGGC
Above is a window of Pontibacter akesuensis DNA encoding:
- a CDS encoding amino acid permease, producing MTNNLFATKSVEKLISESEGGEHGLKRTLTATNLTMLGVGAIIGAGIFVLTGTAAANAAGPAIVISFLIAGLGCLFAGMCYAEFASMLPVAGSAYTYGYATLGEFIAWIIGWDLILEYLFGAATVAVGWSGNFVSLLGSLGITVPAAIAAAPLAYDGSSFEATGALINLPAVVLILVMTGLLVVGIQESAKFNNIIVVVKVVIVLLVIGFGFEYVDSANWEPFIPGKEILTDGSTRYGWKGVVAGAAIVFFSYIGFDAVSTAAQEAKNPQRDMPIGMLASLGVCTVLYILMSLVLTGIVPYESLNVPDPVLVALAAAGPGLKWLYFLTGVGAVAGLASVVLVMLMAQPRIFYSMSRDGLLPALFGKVHPKFNTPYVPTIITGVVAAIVAGIFPIGLLGELVSIGTLLAFVIVCAGIIVLRRTSPNLKRPFRTPFVPLVPVLGILICGYMMVNLGVDTWLRLIAWMAIGVAIYFLYGRKHSKLQQQPEPEQPKVMVG